Proteins from one Desmodus rotundus isolate HL8 chromosome 9, HLdesRot8A.1, whole genome shotgun sequence genomic window:
- the LOC112312765 gene encoding olfactory receptor 7D2 isoform X1 gives MILCRDGRKLVTLSTVMSVPRYINYMKAGNKTGILEFILLGLSEDPELQPLLFGLFLSMYLVTVLGNLLIILIISSDSHLHTPMYFFLSNLSLVDICFSTTIVPKMLVNMQTQSKAISYMNCLTQVYFSMLFPILDTLLLTVMAYDRYVAICQPLHYTVIMKPRLSGLLVFVTWFIGVMTSLLHILLIMHLSFCRDHEIPHFFCELTQVMKLACSDTFLHNVLIYFMTGVLGVLPLMGIIFSYSRITSSIRKISSSEGKQKAFSTCGSHLSVVSLFYATGVGVYFTSAATHSSQKVSVASVMYTVVTPMLNPFIYSLRNKDVKGALGRLLSRATSCLQ, from the coding sequence ATACATCAACTACATGAAAGCAGGAAACAAAACAGGAATTTTAGAGTTCATCCTCCTTGGGCTCTCAGAGGACCCGGAACTGCAGCCCCTCCTATTTGGGCTGTTCTTGTCCATGTACCTGGTCACTGTGCTTGggaacctgctcatcatcctaATCatcagctcagactcccacctccacacgcccatgtacttcttcctctccaacctgtccttGGTCGACATCTGCTTCAGCACCACCATAGTCCCCAAGATGCTGGTGAACATGCAGACACAGAGCAAAGCCATCTCCTACATGAACTGCCTCACTCAGGTGTATTTTTCCATGCTGTTTCCTATCCTAGACACTCTACTCCTGAccgtgatggcctatgaccggtATGTGGCCATCTGTCAGCCCCTGCACTACACAGTCATCATGAAGCCTCGTCTCAGTGGCCTGCTAGTTTTTGTTACTTGGTTCATCGGTGTCATGACATCCCTTCTCCATATACTTCTGATCATGCATCTGAGTTTCTGTAGAGATCATGAAATTCCACATTTCTTCTGTGAACTGACACAGGTCATGAAGCTGGCCTGCTCTGACACCTTCCTGCATAATGTGTTGATATATTTTATGACTGGAGTGCTTGGTGTCCTCCCACTTATGGGGATCATTTTCTCCTACTCAAGAATTACTTCATCCATAAGGAAGATATCCTCATCAGAGGGAAAGCAaaaagcattttccacctgtggGTCTCATCTCTCAGTTGTTTCTTTATTCTATGCGACAGGCGTCGGGGTCTACTTCACTTCTGCAGCGACTCATTCTTCCCAGAAAGTCTCAGTGGCTTCAGTGATGTACACCGTGGTGacccccatgctgaaccccttcatctacagcctgaggaacaaggaTGTGAAGGGGGCCCTGGGAAGACTCCTCAGCAGAGCAACCTCTTGTCTGCAATAG
- the LOC112312765 gene encoding olfactory receptor 7D2 isoform X2 — protein sequence MKAGNKTGILEFILLGLSEDPELQPLLFGLFLSMYLVTVLGNLLIILIISSDSHLHTPMYFFLSNLSLVDICFSTTIVPKMLVNMQTQSKAISYMNCLTQVYFSMLFPILDTLLLTVMAYDRYVAICQPLHYTVIMKPRLSGLLVFVTWFIGVMTSLLHILLIMHLSFCRDHEIPHFFCELTQVMKLACSDTFLHNVLIYFMTGVLGVLPLMGIIFSYSRITSSIRKISSSEGKQKAFSTCGSHLSVVSLFYATGVGVYFTSAATHSSQKVSVASVMYTVVTPMLNPFIYSLRNKDVKGALGRLLSRATSCLQ from the coding sequence ATGAAAGCAGGAAACAAAACAGGAATTTTAGAGTTCATCCTCCTTGGGCTCTCAGAGGACCCGGAACTGCAGCCCCTCCTATTTGGGCTGTTCTTGTCCATGTACCTGGTCACTGTGCTTGggaacctgctcatcatcctaATCatcagctcagactcccacctccacacgcccatgtacttcttcctctccaacctgtccttGGTCGACATCTGCTTCAGCACCACCATAGTCCCCAAGATGCTGGTGAACATGCAGACACAGAGCAAAGCCATCTCCTACATGAACTGCCTCACTCAGGTGTATTTTTCCATGCTGTTTCCTATCCTAGACACTCTACTCCTGAccgtgatggcctatgaccggtATGTGGCCATCTGTCAGCCCCTGCACTACACAGTCATCATGAAGCCTCGTCTCAGTGGCCTGCTAGTTTTTGTTACTTGGTTCATCGGTGTCATGACATCCCTTCTCCATATACTTCTGATCATGCATCTGAGTTTCTGTAGAGATCATGAAATTCCACATTTCTTCTGTGAACTGACACAGGTCATGAAGCTGGCCTGCTCTGACACCTTCCTGCATAATGTGTTGATATATTTTATGACTGGAGTGCTTGGTGTCCTCCCACTTATGGGGATCATTTTCTCCTACTCAAGAATTACTTCATCCATAAGGAAGATATCCTCATCAGAGGGAAAGCAaaaagcattttccacctgtggGTCTCATCTCTCAGTTGTTTCTTTATTCTATGCGACAGGCGTCGGGGTCTACTTCACTTCTGCAGCGACTCATTCTTCCCAGAAAGTCTCAGTGGCTTCAGTGATGTACACCGTGGTGacccccatgctgaaccccttcatctacagcctgaggaacaaggaTGTGAAGGGGGCCCTGGGAAGACTCCTCAGCAGAGCAACCTCTTGTCTGCAATAG